The proteins below are encoded in one region of Belonocnema kinseyi isolate 2016_QV_RU_SX_M_011 chromosome 3, B_treatae_v1, whole genome shotgun sequence:
- the LOC117169830 gene encoding uncharacterized protein LOC117169830, with protein sequence MEKHLNTMLDLVDKLAAIGRSMDKDMIVSLILISLPESYSTLITALLSHLVENHQVNCFFCKEAGHLKRDCSKYIRWKANKWKEQARKACDVQDSANVCFLTKVKEIHNSQGDWFIYSGASSHMMNDRRFFSDLTNLGSLDLTPIKTTVQVAKKGIRLEVHGVGSGVINCLDGCDNPVTITVKVVFYVPLLDENLLSVKKMTQKGFEVSFSNTECRIKRDDKTLALGHSHGNLYKLDTLQAVYSAAKEEHHKDNCAILGLMHTDVCGPMQTVTPGNKWYILAIIDVYSRFIQVYLMKHKNEATPLIKDYIALILEEPVQSAEVADQEHKESNDKNTDIKEIESTSNSEEASVSIQDENIEVDKQEKRGQSGRVNKGVPPNFYTAGYIATQADDEPRGFKEAMHSVNEEEWRKAAEEELLVSDKMERGRWSSHQKIER encoded by the exons ATGGAAAAGCACTTAAATACGATGCTGGATCTCGTCGACAAGCTGGCCGCTATCGGTAGGAGTATGGACAAAGACATGATTGTTTCGCTAATACTTATAAGTCTGCCAGAGTCGTACAGCACTCTTATCACAGCTCTCTTATCACACCTGGTCGAGAACCACCAGGTAAATTGTTTTTTCTGCAAGGAAGCTGGCCATTTAAAAAGGGACTGTAGTAAATACATAAGATGGAAAGCAAATAAGTGGAAGGAGCAAGCTCGTAAGGCTTGCGACGTTCAAGATTCAGCAAACGTCTGCTTCCTGACGAAAGTAAAGGAAATTCACAATAGTCAAGGAGATTGGTTTATATACTCAGGGGCGTCAAGCCATATGATGAATGACCGAAGATTCTTCTCTGATcttacca atctgggatcactggatctTACCCCAATAAAGACAACAGTTCAGGTGGCCAAGAAAGGGATAAGACTAGAGGTACACGGCGTAGGCTCAGGTGTCATAAACTGTCTAGACGGCTGCGATAATCCAGTCACCATAACTGTCAAGGTTGTCTTCTATGTGCCACTGCTGGATGAAAATTTGCTTTCAGTGAAGAAAATGACTCAGAAGGGCTTTGAAGTATCATTTAGCAATACAGAATGCAGAATTAAGAGGGACGACAAGACACTAGCTCTTGGACACTCCCACGGAAACCTCTATAAACTGGATACTTTACAAGCGGTTTACAGTGCAGCAAAGGAGGAACATCATAAGGATAATT GTGCAATACTGGGACTAATGCATACGGACGTTTGTGGCCCTATGCAAACCGTCACTCCAGGAAACAAATGGTATATTTTAGCAATTATTGACGTTTACAGTCGTTTTATTCAAGTTTACTTGATGAAGCATAAAAATGAAGCTACTCCTTTAATCAAAGATTATATAGCTTTG ATACTCGAAGAACCAGTACAAAGTGCAGAAGTAGCTGATCAAGAACATAAGGAATCAAATGATAAAAACACTGATATCAAGGAAATCGAATCAACATCGAATTCAGAGGAGGCATCAGTGAGCATTCAGGATGAAAATATCGAAGTGGATAAGCAAGAAAAACGAGGACAATCTGGGAGAGTGAATAAAGGAGTGCCACCTAATTTTTACACAGCAGGATATATCGCTACGCAGGCGGACGATGAACCGAGGGGTTTCAAAGAAGCAATGCATAGTGTCAATGAAGAAGAGTGGAGAAAAGCAGCGGAAGAAGAATTGCTCGTTAGTGATAAAATGGAACGTGGACGCTGGTCGAGCCACCAAAAGATAGAAAGGTAA